Proteins encoded in a region of the Alosa sapidissima isolate fAloSap1 chromosome 19, fAloSap1.pri, whole genome shotgun sequence genome:
- the LOC121693254 gene encoding protein eva-1 homolog A-like isoform X2 — MSGSTLSPDLDTKVINKEMAIISNALAACSFIADHPERAALYFVCGICLGLVVTLLALVVQISCRTDCRARRVPRNRKPGKTAAVEPGNSSTSESESDWDTTSDLSARRHRRFERTLNTNVFTSAEELERAQRLEERERIIREIWMNGQPDIPGTRSLNRYY; from the exons ATGTCCGGTAGCACGCTGAGCCCGGACCTGGACACCAAGGTCATCAACAAGGAGATGGCCATTATTAGCAACGCGCTGGCTGCTTGCTCGTTCATAGCAG ACCACCCGGAGCGAGCGGCGCTGTACTTTGTGTGTGGTATTTGTCTGGGCCTGGTGGTCACTCTTCTGGCGCTGGTGGTCCAGATCTCCTGCCGCACGGACTGCAGGGCCCGGCGGGTCCCACGGAACCGCAAGCCGGGCAAGACTGCAGCGGTGGAGCCCGGCAACAGCAGCACCAGCGAGTCGGAGTCGGACTGGGACACCACGTCGGACCTGTCGGCACGGCGGCACCGGCGCTTCGAACGGACGCTCAACACCAACGTGTTCACGTCGGCCGAGGAGCTGGAGCGCGCCCAGCGGCTGGAGGAGCGCGAGCGCATCATCCGCGAGATCTGGATGAACGGCCAGCCCGACATCCCCGGCACGCGCAGCCTCAACCGCTACTACTGA